GCTTTTAAAACAATACATCGCCCTACTCTCAACCGAAAATGTCGAGCTAGAATTTGACGATGAAGCGATAAGAGAGATAGCAAGGATCGCTCACGCAGCAAATGAAAAGATGGAAGATATCGGCGCTAGACGCCTTCACACCGTGATCGAGCGCGTGATAGAAGATGTCAGCTTTGAGGCTAGCGAGAAGAGCGGCGAGAAGATAAATGTGACAAAAGAGCTCGTAAAAGAGCGCCTAAAAGACGTGGTTGAGGATCAAGACCTAGCGAGGTATATACTTTGAAATCAGGCTTTGTTAGCATCATAGGACGCACAAATGCTGGCAAAAGCTCATTTTTAAATGCGCTACTAAACGAAAAGATTGCCATCGTTTCACACAAGCAAAATGCAACTCGCAGAAAGATAAATGGCATCGTGATGAATAGTGAAGATCAGATCATCTTCACCGACACGCCAGGACTTCATGAGAGCAACAAGGCAATAAATCAACTGCTAATTAGCCAAGCTATAAAATCGATGGGAGACTGCGATCTCATCGTATTTTTAGCACCTATCCATGATGATACAAGTGACTATGAAAAATTTCTAGCTCTAAATCCTGAAAAACCACATATCTTAGTGCTAACAAAAGCCGATGAGAGCTCAAATGCTAAAGTCTTAGAAAAAATTACCCAGTACCAGAAATTTCAAGATAAATTTACAGCTCTGCTTACTTTTAGCACCAAGCAGCCTACCTATAAAAAGCCGCTTCTTGATGAAATTTGCAAGCTTTTGCCAGAGCATGAATATTTTTACGATCCAGAATTTCTCACGCCGACAAATGAAAAAGAAATTTTTAGAGAATTTATACTTGAAGCGATCTATGAAAATTTAAGTGATGAGATCCCATATCTTAGCGATGCGATCATAAAAAGCGTAAAAGAAAAAACAGGCATAACTGAAATTTATGCGAGCATCATCACTGAGCGCGAAATTCACAAAAGTATGATCATCGGTAAGAATGGTGAAACGATAAAACGAATAGGAATTTTTGCAAGAAAGTTAATACAAAATTTAACCGGATCAAAGGTCTTTTTGAAACTCGATGTAATCGTTAAAAAAGGCTGGAGTAAAGAAGAAAAGAGCCTTAATAAAATAATTGGATATTGATTTTTTGTTGTAAAAATATTAAAATACAGCCTAATTAGAGCATTATGAGGTAAATTTTTATGTTAAAGCTTAGAAAAATTAACGATAATCCAATCGTTACACTAGATCCTTATGAATATGAAGGTTTTAGATTTTCTAATAGCAATGTCGATACACTAAGTCTTTCAAAGAATATTTTAAAGCGAGACTTTTTTATATCTTATATCGAGTACAAAGATATAATAACAGCTACCATAAATATCTCAAGAACAATAGATGATGAGGATATTGAAAATAATATCTCGATCAAAATTTACGAAGAGCTCTCTCTTGATCCTGCGATTGACTATAAAATAGTTTATTTTGAAAGCAATGTTGAAAAAGAAGATAGAATTTTTAATGTTTTTATTGCTACAAACGAAACTATAAATAAAATTTTTAAAAATATTTCTAAAAGAGTACCTTTTATAGATTATGTCGTTGTAGAGCCACTCTTATATAGTGCTATATATAAAAAAGGCTTGCTTCCTAGCACTCAGAGTGATTGTTTTTTGACATTTAGGGCCGATGAAGCATTTATAAGCATTTATGTAAATGGAGAATACCTTACATCAAGAGGTTTAAGATACACACTAAATTATCTAAAAGATAAATTTATAGAGCAAAGTGGCGAAAGAGTAAGTCTAGAAAGCTTTTTGGATATACTAAAGACAAGAGGGCTTTTAGATAGCAATGAAGAAGGCTTTAGCTACGATCTAAATACTGTTTTTGAGGACTATATATTTTACGTAAATGACACGATAAATGTTGTCAATAGAATCTATAGCATAAATATAAAAAATATCTATATTGACTGCGACTATAAAATAGAGCGTTTAGAAAAATTTATCAATACAAAGCTTGGCACAAATGCTACGAAATTAAATACAAGCACTGTAATAAATTCTAAAAATTTAGCTATCAGCGAACGATATAACATGATGGCTTTATATGCAAATTTTTACAAAAAAGAGGCCTTTAATGCCGATTTTAACTTCTCAAATTTACTTAGGCCTGATCCGTTCACAAAGAGAAAAAGCGGTAAATTTATACTGACATGTGCCGCTGCTTTTTGCCTAAGCATGTCCTATCCTCTTTATAATTATATAGCTGGCAGTATTTTAGAGGCAGATTCGCAAAGACTAAGCGATGAGCTTGATGTTCTTAATGCACAAGCAGCACAAATAAGAAATACTCTTGAAATACTAAAAAAAGAGCAAAATGATATAAAAGGATTAACTGATAAAGAGGAAGAGAAGTTAAATTTTAGAAAAGGATTGCTTCAAGAAATTGAAAACAAAAAAGATCACTACGTAATGAAAGGTTTAAATCTTTTTGAAATTACCGATATGATAAATAACAATAGCGTTTTTATAACAAATATTAAAAATAACGATAAAAATTTAACTGTAACGGTTGTTAGCGATAATGAAAAAAGGATTACGCAGCTAATAAAAGATATCAGCAAGATGCCTAAATATTCAGTAAATACAAAAAAAATTAAAGAAGATAAGCAAAATAACGAGTATGAAAGTAATATAAGTATAGAGATTAGACAATGAGACAAGACGTTTTAAGTAAAATAGATAAGTATTTTGACGCAAAAAAACAAAGCGAAACAAATATAATTTTTTTGGGTTCAGCTTTAATTATTATTTATATTGTTTATATGCTTTGCTTTGATCCGTCGCAAGATTTTTATGATGAAAGATTTAATTCGCATACTAAAATTAGCAATGATCTTTCAAGAACAAGAGATTATTTAAGATCGACCAGCTCACCTAGCGGGGATAAAAATTTTAAAATAAATGAAGAGTCCAAAATACTTGAAACGCTTAAAGGCAAATACTCTAGTGTTTTAAAATTTAATGCTCATTTTGATTCAAAGCTAAAAGAACTATCGTTTTTATTATTTAACGATCAAAATTGGGCAAATTTTTTAGACAACATCGTATCTTTAGCAAAGCAAAATAATATAAAAATTTTAGAATTAAAAAGCGATATAAAAGAGCCAAATTTCCAAAAGATTGAGCAAATTTTAAATATTGACTTGACATTTTTGGGAGGTTTTAAAGATATGCTTTCATATATAAATGGCCTTGAAGAATCAAAGCTAGTAGTTGATCTTCATAAAATGGATGTAAATTCTACCCAAAAAGAGTTTGGCGCTAAGATCTCGATATCTGTTTGGGGGATGAAATACTAATGAAAATAAAAATTTTATTGGCTTTTTTATTTTTAAATATTGCTTTTGCTAATCAGCTTCAAGAGGAAATGGACTCTTATGATAAAATTTTTGAAAAAATAAAGGAAAAAAGAAGCGGTCTTAGCGATATTGAGCTTTCGAGCATAAAAAATCCTTTTAAACAAGAACCTATCAAGACGATAACAGATCAAAATTCATCAATTACTCCTCAGGCTTCAAAAGGACTTAGTTTAAAAGCAATTTTATTAAACAAAGCAAATATTGATTCCAAGTGGTATGCTGTCGGTGATATTGTTGATGGTTACAAAATAGCCAACATTACTAGAAATAGTGTTTTTTTAGTAAAAGGCGATGAAAAACAAGAGCTAATTTTAAAAAATGGAAGTAAAAATGTTGAGATTAAAATTAAATAAAATATTAATAATAGGTGCACTCATTTGCTTAAATATGAATTATGCTAGTGCTAATGAGAGTAGTTGTTTAAGCAAGAATTTTAATATGAAAATTTCAGATGATGTTGCACTAGTAGATGTGTTAAATCAGCTTTCAGAGATGTGTAACTTTAGTATTGTTGCAAAGGATACTTATAGTAAAACAGAGCTAAAAGATAAAGTTTTTGGCGTTAATATCAGAAATATGAGTCTTAGCGAAGTTTTTGACCTACTTTTAAGTGAGAAAAATTTAAGCTACGAGTTTTCAAATAATGTATTAAAAATTTCATCTTTAAAAACTCAAATTTTTAAACTAGACTATATAACTTCTATTAGAGAAGGAACTGCGGTCACCCAAGCTTCAGTGGATGCTACTCCATCTGAAATTTCTAGTGGTTCAAGTAGTAGCGATAATTCCCAAGATGATAGTTCTCAAGGCTCAAGCAACCTTATAAAAACTACTGAAAGGTTTGACTTTTGGGAAAAACTAGATGCTGAGCTTAAAGCTATTTTAAATAATAGTAGCGAACATATTACAGCACCTGATCCTATTATAAACCAAAATGCGGGACTTATCACTGTTACGGCCACTCCTTCTCAACTTAAGCGTGTCGAGAAATATATAGATGAAATGCAAAAAAGACTAAAAAAACAAGTAATTATTGATGTTTCTATTATTTCAGTTGAGTTAAATAATGAATACAAGCAAGGCGTTGATTGGAGTAAATTTGAACTTGGATTTAATACATACATTGGTAATTCAAGAAACAATCCGAGCTCAAGTGCAACTTGGACAAATAAAGGCAATAGCCTAAGTGATGGATTTGGACGTACATTAAATATTGCAGCTAATTTAAATTTCAGCCTTGATGGAATGATAAATTTTCTTGAAACAAATGGAAAGAC
The genomic region above belongs to Campylobacter concisus and contains:
- the era gene encoding GTPase Era; translation: MKSGFVSIIGRTNAGKSSFLNALLNEKIAIVSHKQNATRRKINGIVMNSEDQIIFTDTPGLHESNKAINQLLISQAIKSMGDCDLIVFLAPIHDDTSDYEKFLALNPEKPHILVLTKADESSNAKVLEKITQYQKFQDKFTALLTFSTKQPTYKKPLLDEICKLLPEHEYFYDPEFLTPTNEKEIFREFILEAIYENLSDEIPYLSDAIIKSVKEKTGITEIYASIITEREIHKSMIIGKNGETIKRIGIFARKLIQNLTGSKVFLKLDVIVKKGWSKEEKSLNKIIGY
- a CDS encoding C4-dicarboxylate ABC transporter gives rise to the protein MLKLRKINDNPIVTLDPYEYEGFRFSNSNVDTLSLSKNILKRDFFISYIEYKDIITATINISRTIDDEDIENNISIKIYEELSLDPAIDYKIVYFESNVEKEDRIFNVFIATNETINKIFKNISKRVPFIDYVVVEPLLYSAIYKKGLLPSTQSDCFLTFRADEAFISIYVNGEYLTSRGLRYTLNYLKDKFIEQSGERVSLESFLDILKTRGLLDSNEEGFSYDLNTVFEDYIFYVNDTINVVNRIYSINIKNIYIDCDYKIERLEKFINTKLGTNATKLNTSTVINSKNLAISERYNMMALYANFYKKEAFNADFNFSNLLRPDPFTKRKSGKFILTCAAAFCLSMSYPLYNYIAGSILEADSQRLSDELDVLNAQAAQIRNTLEILKKEQNDIKGLTDKEEEKLNFRKGLLQEIENKKDHYVMKGLNLFEITDMINNNSVFITNIKNNDKNLTVTVVSDNEKRITQLIKDISKMPKYSVNTKKIKEDKQNNEYESNISIEIRQ
- a CDS encoding pilus assembly protein PilO, which codes for MRQDVLSKIDKYFDAKKQSETNIIFLGSALIIIYIVYMLCFDPSQDFYDERFNSHTKISNDLSRTRDYLRSTSSPSGDKNFKINEESKILETLKGKYSSVLKFNAHFDSKLKELSFLLFNDQNWANFLDNIVSLAKQNNIKILELKSDIKEPNFQKIEQILNIDLTFLGGFKDMLSYINGLEESKLVVDLHKMDVNSTQKEFGAKISISVWGMKY
- the mshL gene encoding pilus (MSHA type) biogenesis protein MshL gives rise to the protein MLRLKLNKILIIGALICLNMNYASANESSCLSKNFNMKISDDVALVDVLNQLSEMCNFSIVAKDTYSKTELKDKVFGVNIRNMSLSEVFDLLLSEKNLSYEFSNNVLKISSLKTQIFKLDYITSIREGTAVTQASVDATPSEISSGSSSSDNSQDDSSQGSSNLIKTTERFDFWEKLDAELKAILNNSSEHITAPDPIINQNAGLITVTATPSQLKRVEKYIDEMQKRLKKQVIIDVSIISVELNNEYKQGVDWSKFELGFNTYIGNSRNNPSSSATWTNKGNSLSDGFGRTLNIAANLNFSLDGMINFLETNGKTKVISSPKVTTLNNQQALISVGDNINYRVQQKTDNGNSNSDRLTTTYKQYSVFIGILLNLLPEVSDNNKIMLRINPSLSNFKYAEDDTRQNALREIAPDTVQKKLSTVVQVDSGDTIILGGLIGQTKGKNNTSVPLLSDIPLIGGVFKSTRDNIKTTELIFVITPHVVDFDKKKPLNQSLKDLGFSKTIYE